A section of the Polynucleobacter sp. AP-Sving-400A-A2 genome encodes:
- a CDS encoding xanthine dehydrogenase family protein molybdopterin-binding subunit → MTLNTLDTPLVNSSRRDFIIKGTLVGGGLMLGVGVLPEAFAQAGASYDPNTPTRYGDAEVNAWVSIKPDDTVFIRVARSEMGQGTRTGLAQLVTEELECNWRKVKTQSATPGQSLARKRVWGEHGTGGSRGIRISEDYVRRGAAAARIMLVQAAANQWNVPVSELKVDKGVITHLPTGRKTTYGKVAELASTLTPPDPKSITLKDPRTWKVAGQPYARLDTADKVNGSKVYGVDLQLPGMLCASVKSCPVFGGKLVSYDEAKISNLRGVKGVVKIDDSTVAVVADTWWHANSALNALPIVWDEGKGANTSQDGINKTLRDGLDEQGDFWQRKVGNAPEVIQSSAKKVEAIYFTPYRAHVTMEPMNATVKISGDRAEAWVPTQNGEGSHAALSEATGIPLANCEIYKLDSGCGLGRRGSTQDFVTYAAKVAQKFPGVPVKLIWSREEDMTQDFYHPIAMAKMTAGLDATGNMTGMHIKVSGPSINARAAPHNIKDGKDDRQMQGFYEKGPDAQLGYTFPSLLTEYVMKNTHIPVGPWRGVNTNQNGIFMECFMDECAKAAGKDPVQFRRALMQNHPKHLGVLNAVAKKAEWDKPLPAGTYRGVAQFMGYASYSACVAEVTVQNNVVKVNRLVFALDAGHIVNPYLAREQIEGSVAMALGAIFLPEITVEKGRIKQQNLDTYPLLKLSSTPRIETVLVPTYDFWGGVGEPTICVVGPAVANAISAAIGRPVRNFPLSKENLSLA, encoded by the coding sequence ATGACACTCAATACACTAGACACTCCATTAGTTAATAGCTCACGTCGCGACTTCATCATTAAAGGCACCCTAGTAGGTGGAGGCTTAATGCTAGGCGTAGGCGTCCTACCCGAGGCATTTGCTCAAGCCGGGGCTAGTTATGATCCCAATACCCCTACCCGTTATGGTGATGCAGAGGTCAATGCCTGGGTCAGCATTAAACCGGATGACACTGTGTTCATTCGGGTTGCTCGCTCGGAGATGGGGCAAGGCACGCGCACTGGCTTAGCTCAGCTTGTCACAGAGGAGCTGGAGTGCAATTGGAGAAAAGTAAAAACGCAATCAGCAACCCCTGGGCAGAGTTTGGCTCGTAAACGGGTGTGGGGTGAGCATGGTACTGGTGGTAGTCGTGGCATTCGGATATCGGAAGATTATGTGCGCCGAGGTGCAGCAGCAGCACGCATCATGCTCGTACAAGCTGCCGCTAATCAGTGGAACGTTCCCGTTAGTGAATTAAAAGTAGATAAGGGTGTCATTACCCATCTTCCGACAGGGCGCAAGACTACCTATGGCAAAGTGGCTGAGCTAGCATCCACCCTCACTCCACCCGACCCAAAATCGATTACCTTAAAAGATCCCAGAACTTGGAAGGTTGCCGGCCAGCCTTATGCCCGATTAGATACAGCCGATAAAGTCAACGGTAGCAAGGTATATGGTGTTGATCTGCAATTACCTGGAATGCTTTGCGCATCAGTCAAGTCTTGCCCTGTATTTGGGGGTAAGTTAGTAAGTTATGACGAAGCCAAGATCAGTAATCTGCGCGGAGTAAAGGGTGTTGTCAAAATTGATGACAGCACTGTAGCGGTTGTAGCTGATACTTGGTGGCATGCCAATAGCGCACTCAATGCCTTACCCATAGTTTGGGACGAAGGCAAGGGAGCCAATACTTCACAAGATGGCATCAATAAAACATTGCGAGACGGATTGGATGAACAAGGTGATTTCTGGCAACGTAAGGTTGGCAATGCTCCTGAAGTCATTCAGTCGTCCGCTAAAAAAGTAGAGGCAATTTATTTCACACCATATAGAGCTCACGTCACGATGGAGCCTATGAATGCGACCGTTAAGATTTCTGGTGATCGCGCGGAGGCTTGGGTACCCACGCAAAACGGTGAAGGCTCTCATGCGGCTCTGTCTGAAGCTACTGGTATACCACTTGCTAATTGCGAAATCTACAAACTAGATTCAGGTTGTGGCTTAGGTCGGCGTGGATCGACTCAGGACTTTGTCACTTATGCAGCAAAAGTAGCGCAGAAATTTCCCGGAGTTCCAGTCAAGTTGATTTGGAGCCGCGAAGAGGACATGACTCAGGATTTTTATCATCCGATTGCCATGGCAAAAATGACGGCAGGCTTGGATGCGACTGGCAATATGACCGGCATGCATATTAAGGTTTCAGGCCCATCCATTAATGCGAGAGCTGCCCCTCATAATATTAAAGATGGTAAAGATGATCGTCAGATGCAAGGTTTTTATGAAAAGGGGCCAGATGCGCAATTAGGCTATACCTTCCCAAGCCTACTAACTGAATATGTGATGAAAAATACGCACATACCAGTCGGTCCTTGGCGCGGTGTGAATACCAATCAAAATGGTATTTTTATGGAATGCTTTATGGATGAATGCGCCAAGGCTGCAGGCAAAGATCCAGTGCAATTTAGGCGCGCTTTAATGCAAAACCATCCTAAGCATCTGGGTGTTTTAAATGCAGTGGCCAAAAAAGCGGAGTGGGATAAGCCTCTGCCAGCGGGAACCTATCGTGGCGTGGCGCAATTTATGGGATATGCCAGCTATTCTGCTTGCGTAGCTGAAGTCACGGTCCAAAACAATGTCGTGAAGGTCAATCGCTTAGTGTTTGCGTTAGATGCCGGTCACATTGTGAATCCGTATTTAGCTCGTGAGCAAATTGAAGGGTCCGTAGCAATGGCACTTGGAGCGATCTTTCTTCCAGAAATTACCGTGGAAAAAGGTCGTATTAAACAACAGAACTTAGATACCTATCCACTGCTGAAGTTGAGCTCCACACCTAGAATCGAAACCGTACTAGTTCCAACCTATGACTTTTGGGGCGGTGTTGGGGAGCCCACCATTTGCGTAGTAGGTCCTGCCGTAGCAAATGCAATTTCTGCAGCAATCGGAAGACCGGTGCGCAACTTCCCACTATCCAAGGAGAACCTGAGCTTAGCTTAA
- a CDS encoding amidohydrolase family protein, with amino-acid sequence MNSIHAAPLCQAPDPEIRSPKIQFPPGAVDCHAHICGPALKFPYADERIYTPPDATLTQYESLLNMLGVDRAVLVQPSVYGTDNRAMLAALTSNPNKFRGVAVIDPKISDAKLESMHHAGVRGIRCNVVDVADKSKGLPINELTAIAKRIKPFGWHLELLAHVNEYPDLAKTFTNFPVDLVFGHFGYSHTRHGVNDAGFQGLLELLREQKAWVKMTGPYRICDGDFPYSDMRALNDEVIQANSKRLIWGSDWPHVMVKKQMPHDADLCDLFGSWAVDPSLRKAILSDNPCMLYDYPAFIGTQ; translated from the coding sequence TTGAACTCAATTCACGCTGCACCACTCTGCCAAGCCCCAGATCCAGAAATTCGATCACCCAAGATTCAATTTCCTCCTGGGGCGGTAGATTGTCATGCCCATATCTGTGGGCCAGCTCTAAAGTTTCCCTATGCTGATGAGCGCATCTACACACCACCCGATGCCACACTGACCCAATATGAATCTTTATTAAACATGCTGGGTGTTGATCGCGCGGTCTTAGTGCAGCCCAGCGTATATGGCACTGATAATCGGGCCATGCTCGCTGCGCTCACCAGCAACCCTAATAAATTTCGCGGGGTTGCAGTCATTGATCCGAAAATCTCCGATGCAAAATTGGAGTCCATGCATCACGCTGGTGTTCGTGGCATTCGTTGCAATGTAGTGGATGTTGCCGATAAATCAAAAGGTTTACCGATTAATGAATTAACTGCAATCGCCAAGCGCATTAAACCTTTTGGTTGGCATTTAGAGTTACTCGCCCACGTCAATGAATACCCCGATCTCGCCAAAACATTTACAAACTTTCCGGTGGATTTAGTATTTGGTCACTTTGGCTATTCCCACACAAGACATGGTGTAAATGACGCCGGCTTTCAAGGCTTACTAGAACTACTACGAGAGCAAAAGGCTTGGGTCAAAATGACTGGCCCCTACCGTATTTGTGATGGGGACTTTCCCTATTCAGATATGCGAGCATTGAATGATGAGGTAATTCAGGCCAACAGCAAGCGATTAATCTGGGGTAGTGATTGGCCCCATGTCATGGTCAAAAAACAAATGCCGCATGATGCCGATCTCTGTGATCTATTCGGGTCTTGGGCAGTAGATCCAAGCCTCAGAAAAGCGATTCTCTCGGACAATCCCTGTATGCTATATGACTATCCAGCCTTCATCGGCACCCAATAG
- a CDS encoding type II toxin-antitoxin system death-on-curing family toxin has protein sequence MLFITMQDIMLMHGVLINRFGGSPGLRDKASLESALMRPQSGYYPDVISQAAALFESLIINHPFIDGNKRIAFAAMDTFLRINNKRLNTDSIEAYRQIMHMFKVQELKFEQVDAWLRTICK, from the coding sequence ATGCTCTTTATTACCATGCAAGACATCATGCTAATGCACGGTGTCTTGATTAATAGATTTGGTGGATCACCGGGCTTAAGAGACAAAGCGAGCCTTGAGTCGGCGCTAATGCGCCCTCAATCAGGATATTACCCAGATGTTATTTCTCAGGCAGCAGCATTGTTTGAAAGCCTCATCATTAATCACCCTTTCATTGATGGCAATAAAAGGATTGCCTTTGCTGCAATGGATACTTTTTTGCGCATCAATAATAAAAGACTCAATACAGATTCGATAGAAGCCTACCGTCAAATAATGCACATGTTCAAAGTGCAGGAGCTCAAGTTCGAACAAGTTGATGCATGGCTCCGAACTATCTGCAAATAA
- a CDS encoding tripartite tricarboxylate transporter substrate binding protein — MMRKTLQSPHLLKRNLLLSLFIGLGLSLNLISTAVSAQSYPNRTVKMIVPLTAGSGADIAGRIVAKNLSETWKQSVIIENRPGAGGLIGTGAVVGSEPDGYTLLVQSASYAANPAIYKKLPYDPLKSLIDVDILGQTPYVLITSAEGPYQSIRDLVIAAKSKPGEITFASAGVGSSTHLAAEYFNQMMGIKLIHVPYKGSPEAISDTMAGRTAFYMAPLDTAIGQLKGGKVRALGVTSKVRNPAVPDIPSIAELGYSNFEIGLWFGVWAPAGTPAAIVKKINQDINLAMQSPEVKTAYEAKGIKATPMSPQEFAKFVREEMAKYQKIAKDANIEPQ, encoded by the coding sequence ATGATGCGAAAGACATTGCAATCCCCTCACTTGCTTAAGCGCAACTTATTGTTGAGCTTATTTATTGGTCTGGGCTTGAGCCTGAACCTGATTTCAACGGCCGTCAGCGCGCAAAGCTACCCCAATCGTACGGTAAAGATGATTGTGCCCCTGACTGCTGGTTCTGGTGCTGATATTGCCGGCCGTATTGTTGCCAAAAACCTTTCTGAGACTTGGAAACAATCAGTCATTATTGAAAATCGTCCTGGTGCTGGTGGCTTAATCGGCACCGGTGCAGTTGTTGGTTCCGAGCCAGATGGCTACACTCTTCTCGTGCAATCAGCCTCATACGCAGCCAATCCTGCAATCTATAAAAAACTGCCTTATGACCCACTGAAGAGTCTGATTGATGTCGATATCCTTGGACAAACTCCTTACGTCTTAATCACGTCTGCAGAAGGCCCATACCAATCCATCAGAGATCTGGTGATCGCAGCCAAATCCAAACCTGGTGAAATTACTTTTGCATCTGCCGGTGTTGGTAGCTCAACCCACCTTGCTGCCGAATACTTTAATCAGATGATGGGTATCAAGCTCATTCACGTTCCTTACAAAGGATCTCCAGAAGCCATTTCAGACACGATGGCTGGACGTACTGCTTTTTATATGGCTCCACTCGATACCGCTATCGGGCAACTCAAAGGTGGCAAAGTAAGAGCGCTTGGAGTTACTAGCAAAGTGCGCAATCCTGCCGTACCAGATATCCCAAGCATTGCTGAGTTGGGTTACTCCAACTTTGAAATTGGTCTTTGGTTTGGTGTGTGGGCACCTGCTGGCACACCAGCAGCAATTGTGAAAAAGATTAATCAAGATATCAATTTGGCAATGCAATCTCCCGAAGTGAAAACTGCTTATGAGGCCAAAGGCATCAAAGCAACTCCAATGAGCCCGCAAGAGTTTGCTAAGTTTGTTCGCGAAGAAATGGCGAAGTATCAGAAGATTGCTAAAGATGCCAACATTGAACCCCAGTAA
- the pcaD gene encoding 3-oxoadipate enol-lactonase, with amino-acid sequence MGNIKIATPARKQGQMSQKLEKQIIKVNGVDIAYRFDGPSDGHVVMMANSLMSDCSMWDWNVPALSDRYRVLRFDKRGHGDSETTPAPYSIPQLADDAVALLDALKIDKVHFIGLSMGGMIGQQLGARFPERVYSLSLCDTASEMPPRSLWEERFELARKEGIAGLVDGTIKRWFTAPFIARAPQDIAKVREMILGTGVEGYLGCASAVRDMAQTTMLLKIKTPTLILTGRQDPACTVDQAIVLNRMIDGSKLVILEDAAHLSNIEQPAEFNRTVRDFIDTVDNTL; translated from the coding sequence ATGGGAAATATAAAAATTGCTACACCAGCTAGAAAGCAGGGACAAATGAGCCAAAAACTAGAAAAACAGATCATCAAGGTCAACGGGGTCGATATCGCCTATCGTTTTGATGGTCCTAGTGATGGCCATGTGGTGATGATGGCGAATAGCCTCATGTCAGATTGCAGTATGTGGGATTGGAATGTACCTGCATTAAGCGATCGTTATCGAGTCCTCCGTTTTGATAAGCGAGGGCATGGCGATTCTGAAACAACACCAGCACCCTACAGCATTCCCCAATTGGCGGATGACGCGGTTGCCCTACTCGATGCCTTAAAGATTGATAAAGTGCATTTCATTGGACTGTCGATGGGTGGCATGATTGGTCAGCAACTAGGCGCTCGTTTTCCGGAGCGTGTTTATTCTCTATCCCTCTGCGACACAGCAAGTGAAATGCCGCCACGCAGTTTGTGGGAGGAGCGTTTTGAGCTTGCGCGCAAAGAAGGTATTGCCGGCTTAGTAGACGGCACCATTAAGCGCTGGTTTACGGCTCCATTTATTGCCCGCGCTCCTCAAGATATCGCCAAAGTGCGTGAGATGATTTTGGGTACCGGGGTTGAGGGTTATCTAGGTTGCGCAAGTGCAGTAAGAGATATGGCGCAAACTACGATGCTCTTAAAAATTAAGACCCCCACACTAATTCTGACAGGGCGTCAGGATCCAGCCTGTACCGTGGATCAAGCCATTGTGCTCAATCGCATGATTGATGGCTCAAAGTTAGTCATATTGGAAGATGCTGCACACCTGTCCAACATCGAGCAACCAGCAGAATTTAATCGCACTGTCCGTGACTTTATTGATACAGTGGACAACACTTTGTAG
- a CDS encoding (2Fe-2S)-binding protein, translated as MQLSVNGKIHNIDVEPTMPLLWAIREVVGLTGTKYGCGVAQCGACTVYLNGEPVRSCSLPVSAVGTAKITTIEALSKNNTHLVQQAWIALDVPQCGYCQSGQVMAAAALLKRIPKPTDADIDSAMGNLCRCGTYQKIRDGIHVASGQKKLAEVLAQYDASPSTRG; from the coding sequence ATGCAGCTATCAGTTAATGGCAAGATTCACAATATTGATGTCGAGCCAACCATGCCCTTGCTATGGGCCATTCGTGAAGTAGTTGGCCTTACCGGAACGAAGTATGGATGTGGTGTGGCTCAGTGTGGTGCATGTACGGTTTACCTCAATGGTGAACCCGTGCGCTCTTGCTCATTACCAGTCTCTGCAGTGGGTACAGCCAAAATTACGACCATCGAGGCGCTTTCTAAAAACAATACGCATCTCGTGCAGCAAGCCTGGATTGCTCTTGATGTTCCTCAGTGCGGTTATTGCCAATCTGGACAGGTGATGGCTGCTGCTGCTCTATTAAAGAGAATTCCAAAACCTACTGATGCTGACATAGATAGTGCCATGGGTAATCTCTGTCGCTGTGGTACCTATCAAAAGATTCGTGACGGAATTCATGTTGCCTCTGGTCAGAAGAAATTGGCAGAAGTACTGGCTCAGTACGACGCATCTCCTTCAACACGCGGCTAA
- a CDS encoding serine hydrolase, with protein MKKLLLASAVIGLLATPSFVSAQSSKSPLPPASGQGFTQEGLKRIDTFFADQIASNQMPGAVLAVSKNGKLSIFKPYGYLDKDAQKPMTTDAIFNLASMTKVMATVGALTFYEEGKLPLNAPISDWLPQFKNMRVGQVDADGKLTTTLAKNPITVQDLMRHTNGLTYGGRGATPIHQFYPAGSAPAAINLSTEEFIDKLAAAPLIYEPGTVWDYGFGLDVLGIIEEKIAGKSLGGVLQERVWSKVGMPNTSFQLAEKDRPRLAQPLPLDPLTGKPQKVDIHTKQVKFDCGGSCAYSTAGDYLRFGQMLLNGGSIDGKRVLGPQTVAFMTANHLNKDIKNNVSGTEPARVGYGFGLGVAVRTERGLSANNGNVGDYSWNGAYGTIFFVDPKEQMVVVMMGVAPGEIRKVHREKLNALIYGALEK; from the coding sequence ATGAAAAAATTACTCTTAGCTAGCGCTGTCATTGGATTGCTGGCTACCCCATCTTTTGTTAGTGCGCAATCTAGCAAATCCCCATTACCACCTGCATCAGGTCAAGGCTTTACGCAGGAAGGTCTCAAGCGTATTGATACTTTCTTTGCAGACCAAATTGCCAGTAATCAGATGCCGGGTGCCGTTTTGGCAGTTTCCAAAAATGGCAAGTTAAGTATTTTTAAGCCCTATGGCTATCTCGATAAAGATGCTCAAAAACCTATGACAACCGATGCCATTTTTAATTTGGCATCGATGACTAAGGTAATGGCAACAGTAGGCGCCTTAACTTTTTATGAAGAAGGAAAGCTGCCCCTCAATGCACCAATCTCAGATTGGTTACCTCAATTTAAGAATATGAGAGTCGGCCAGGTAGACGCTGATGGCAAGCTCACTACGACTCTTGCAAAAAATCCCATCACCGTACAAGATTTGATGCGTCATACCAATGGTCTTACTTATGGCGGTCGTGGTGCAACTCCGATTCACCAGTTTTATCCTGCTGGCTCAGCTCCCGCTGCAATCAATCTCTCGACTGAAGAATTCATTGATAAGTTAGCTGCCGCGCCATTGATATATGAACCTGGCACTGTTTGGGATTATGGCTTTGGACTTGATGTACTGGGTATCATTGAGGAGAAAATTGCAGGTAAGTCTCTTGGCGGTGTTTTGCAAGAGCGAGTGTGGAGCAAAGTAGGTATGCCAAATACATCCTTTCAGTTGGCTGAAAAAGATCGCCCACGTTTAGCCCAACCATTGCCATTAGATCCCTTAACAGGAAAGCCGCAAAAGGTTGATATTCATACCAAGCAAGTGAAGTTTGATTGTGGTGGTTCATGTGCTTACTCAACTGCAGGAGATTATTTGCGCTTTGGTCAAATGCTACTCAATGGCGGCAGTATTGATGGCAAGCGTGTCTTAGGTCCGCAAACAGTGGCATTCATGACGGCCAATCATTTAAACAAAGATATTAAAAATAATGTGAGCGGTACTGAGCCTGCCCGCGTTGGTTATGGCTTTGGCTTGGGGGTAGCCGTGAGAACGGAGCGAGGTCTATCGGCTAATAACGGTAACGTTGGGGACTACTCTTGGAATGGCGCTTACGGAACCATCTTTTTTGTTGATCCAAAAGAGCAGATGGTCGTTGTCATGATGGGTGTTGCTCCAGGCGAGATCCGTAAGGTGCATCGTGAGAAGCTCAATGCATTAATTTATGGAGCGCTTGAGAAGTAA